Proteins from a genomic interval of Zingiber officinale cultivar Zhangliang chromosome 2A, Zo_v1.1, whole genome shotgun sequence:
- the LOC122042071 gene encoding receptor-like serine/threonine-protein kinase SD1-7: protein MARMQLFLLHFLEIVLLAETFFLLGQSSSEDILMGNNSLIDGQTLISTGSVFQLGFFSPINDSATAYIGIWYYNHPPTENKVVWVANRNKSVNTSMASLNLTSDGNLILFEKGTKVWSTGTSNAARLQLLDSGNLVLTDGSTRNLWQSFDHACDTLLPGMKVGFDFGTNTTRQLVSWMSATDPSPGKFILKMETYNVPDFFLLSVNGSVKFGRTGPWNGQWFVGLPMMGNDIGMYVNFTYVSNQNNQTYFIDEYQTRSPGLLRLLVNTNGKIQLLIFAGVEWTSFLSLLADDCDNYNRCGRNKLCTRGYLSSYCRCLVGFENKTVVGCERMEPLSCSSNKFWKEPSVKVPDTENATSGGNISLDSCKKLCLDDCSCVAFAVINGPYGCITWRGDLLDLRNFVDGGDDLYIRLSGSSTSNWKKLVWAIVISVLLGFFLLCSVGVLARRRRNRASTCRLQLQLPNVEKGSISALDVLPSYDLHTIKVATNDFSEENKLGEGGFGAVYKGELENGEKIAVKKLSRYSSQGPNEFLNELSVIAKLQHINLVRLLGYCIKGDERLMILEYMENKSLDAFIYDKAKSSLLNWQRRLNIIIGIARGLLYLHQDSRLKVIHRDLKPSNILLDKDMNPKISDFGIARIFEGDNALEDATTRPVGTFGYMAPEYLSRGVFSFKSDVFSFGVIVLEIISGKKNRVFSQTSQTDTNLNLLGYVNKLWKEERSLEIVDDTLNQSYPTEEVLRCIQMSLLCVQDNSNDRPTMTKVMAMLTSDDQLFTPVMQPDITSTSSEGGFTTNEMSVTLVGR from the exons AGGATATATTGATGGGGAATAACTCACTTATCGATGGCCAGACATTGATCTCGACGGGGAGCGTGTTCCAACTCGGCTTCTTCAGTCCGATAAACGATTCTGCGACTGCATACATAGGAATTTGGTACTACAATCACCCACCAACAGAAAACAAAGTAGTATGGGTCGCCAATAGGAATAAATCTGTCAACACATCCATGGCATCGTTGAATCTGACTTCCGACGGAAATCTAATCTTATTTGAGAAAGGAACAAAGGTTTGGTCGACAGGAACATCCAATGCTGCACGTTTGCAGCTTTTAGACTCAGGAAACCTCGTGCTGACTGACGGCTCTACAAGAAATCTATGGCAGAGCTTCGACCATGCGTGTGATACTCTTCTCCCTGGCATGAAGGTAGGATTCGATTTCGGAACCAACACTACGCGGCAGCTCGTGTCATGGATGAGTGCCACGGACCCTTCTCCGGGCAAGTTCATCCTCAAGATGGAGACGTATAATGTTCCTGATTTTTTCTTGCTGAGTGTGAATGGATCCGTCAAATTCGGCCGCACTGGGCCATGGAACGGGCAATGGTTCGTCGGCCTTCCAATGATGGGGAACGACATCGGGATGTACGTAAACTTCACATACGTGTCCAACCAGAATAACCAAACCTACTTCATCGATGAATATCAGACTCGATCTCCAGGGTTATTGCGGCTGCTAGTGAATACCAACGGAAAGATCCAGCTTTTGATTTTTGCTGGGGTAGAGTGGACTTCTTTTTTATCGCTTCTGGCCGACGACTGCGATAACTACAATCGTTGCGGCCGCAACAAACTTTGCACAAGGGGCTACCTCTCAAGCTACTGTCGTTGCTTGGTAGGGTTTGAGAACAAAACCGTCGTCGGATGCGAGAGGATGGAACCCCTGAGTTGCTCGTCGAACAAGTTTTGGAAGGAGCCGAGCGTGAAGGTGCCAGACACTGAGAATGCAACCTCAGGAGGCAACATTAGTCTGGATTCGTGCAAGAAATTGTGCTTGGATGATTGCTCCTGCGTCGCATTTGCGGTGATCAATGGGCCTTATGGCTGCATAACTTGGCGCGGTGACCTGTTGGATCTCAGAAATTTTGTCGACGGAGGAGACGATTTGTACATTAGGCTTTCAG GATCGTCAACGTCAAATTGGAAGAAGCTCGTGTGGGCGATAGTCATTTCGGTGTTGCTGGGATTTTTTTTGCTGTGCAGTGTAGGTGTACTCGCTAGGAGGAGGAGAAACAGAGCATCGACCTGCAGATTGCAATTGCAGCTTCCAAATGTAGAGAAAG GTTCGATCAGCGCATTGGATGTACTTCCTTCATATGATTTGCATACTATAAAAGTTGCAACAAATGATTTTTCCGAAGAAAACAAACTTGGGGAAGGGGGATTTGGTGCTGTTTACAAG GGTGAATTGGAAAATGGAGAGAAGATTGCTgtaaaaaaattatcaagataCTCCTCACAAGGCCCAAATGAGTTCCTAAATGAACTCTCCGTGATAGCCAAGTTACAACATATAAACCTGGTTCGTCTTCTAGGCTACTGCATTAAAGGAGATGAGCGACTTATGATACTTGAATACATGGAAAATAAGAGTCTTGATGCCTTTATTTATG ATAAGGCTAAAAGCTCATTACTAAATTGGCAAAGACGTTTGAATATTATAATTGGGATCGCTCGAGGACTTCTATACTTGCATCAAGACTCTAGATTGAAAGTCATTCATCGTGATCTTAAGCCGAGCAATATTCTCCTTGACAAGGATATGAATCCAAAGATTTCAGATTTTGGCATTGCAAGGATATTTGAAGGAGATAATGCTCTTGAGGATGCAACAACGAGACCAGTCGGAACATT tggttATATGGCACCTGAATACTTATCACGTGGagttttttcattcaagtcagaTGTGTTTAGCTTCGGTGTGATAGTACTCGAAATCATAAGTGGAAAGAAGAATAGAGTATTcagtcaaactagtcaaactgATACAAATTTAAATCTTTTAGGATAT GTGAATAAACTTTGGAAAGAAGAAAGATCTTTAGAGATTGTTGATGATACATTAAATCAATCATATCCAACGGAAGAAGTTCTACGTTGTATCCAAATGAGTCTTCTATGTGTACAAGATAATAGTAACGATAGGCCAACCATGACAAAAGTGATGGCGATGTTAACAAGTGATGACCAACTCTTTACTCCGGTTATGCAACCTGATATAACATCAACTAGTAGCGAAGGTGGTTTCACCACCAACGAAATGAGCGTCACACTTGTAGGTCGAtga